One stretch of Halalkalicoccus subterraneus DNA includes these proteins:
- a CDS encoding asparagine synthase C-terminal domain-containing protein, whose translation MIHGADLATVERAVENHDPLPDGPGFAGELPDGRLVRDVLGRSPLFVEHSGTQWAFSPTDLDDAVPFPAGHVGDERVFSLPDPPAFADENEALTAVADALDASLALDAEGLAVAFSGGVDSAVVASRVDAPLYVVGFEGSHDLDAARESAHAMDRDLRIIECTHADIERAVPLVARATGRTNAMDVGIALPLFLVAERAVGDGYDRLAVGQGADELFGGYEKIVRTDHRVDADTVRGATREVIAGLPDQLERDVLAIRAAGAEPVAPLLDGRVVRAALRLDGPMLATDEERKRIFRKAAREFVPGEVAGRKKKAVQYGSLIARELDRLARQAGYKRRMDDHVTKYVASLLESG comes from the coding sequence ATGATCCACGGCGCCGACCTCGCGACCGTCGAGCGGGCCGTCGAGAACCACGATCCGCTGCCCGACGGGCCGGGCTTTGCCGGCGAACTCCCCGACGGACGGCTCGTCCGGGACGTCCTCGGGCGCTCCCCGCTGTTCGTCGAGCACTCGGGTACGCAGTGGGCGTTCTCGCCGACCGATCTCGACGATGCGGTCCCGTTTCCCGCGGGCCATGTCGGTGACGAGCGTGTCTTCTCGCTGCCCGACCCGCCCGCCTTCGCCGACGAGAACGAGGCCCTCACGGCGGTCGCGGACGCGCTCGACGCGAGCCTCGCGCTCGATGCCGAGGGGCTCGCGGTCGCCTTTTCCGGTGGTGTCGATTCGGCCGTCGTCGCCAGTCGGGTGGACGCCCCGCTGTACGTCGTCGGGTTCGAGGGGAGCCACGACCTCGATGCGGCCCGCGAGAGTGCCCACGCGATGGACCGGGACCTCCGGATCATCGAGTGTACCCACGCCGACATCGAGCGGGCGGTACCCCTTGTAGCACGCGCTACGGGCCGAACCAACGCGATGGACGTCGGCATCGCCCTCCCGCTCTTTCTCGTCGCCGAGCGAGCAGTAGGAGACGGCTACGACCGCCTCGCCGTCGGGCAGGGTGCCGACGAGCTGTTCGGCGGCTACGAGAAGATCGTTCGGACCGATCACCGTGTCGACGCGGACACGGTTCGGGGCGCGACTCGCGAGGTGATCGCGGGCCTGCCCGACCAGCTCGAACGCGACGTGCTCGCGATCCGTGCCGCCGGGGCCGAACCGGTCGCGCCCCTGCTCGACGGACGCGTCGTGCGCGCGGCGCTGCGCCTCGACGGCCCGATGCTCGCGACCGACGAGGAGCGAAAACGAATCTTCCGGAAAGCGGCCCGCGAGTTCGTCCCCGGCGAGGTCGCCGGTCGGAAGAAGAAGGCGGTGCAGTACGGCAGCCTGATCGCGCGCGAACTCGACCGTCTGGCCCGTCAGGCGGGCTACAAGCGCCGGATGGACGACCACGTCACGAAGTACGTCGCGTCGCTACTCGAATCGGGATAG
- a CDS encoding DUF3054 domain-containing protein: MAGVTRFDRSAATLFVLFGDLAIIAAQLSYGLITHGTDPLADLPYTAETVVPFLLGWLLVAPMVGVYTARIRESFVETLLAVGIAWLVAALIGVGLRATPWLVGGAPPTFVLVTVATGLVTLLPWRVLVTALSRRG, encoded by the coding sequence ATGGCCGGAGTCACTCGGTTCGATCGCTCGGCGGCGACCCTGTTCGTCCTCTTCGGCGATCTCGCGATCATCGCCGCACAGCTCTCCTACGGGTTGATCACGCACGGCACTGACCCGCTCGCCGATCTCCCCTACACCGCGGAAACCGTTGTCCCGTTCCTGCTCGGCTGGCTGCTCGTCGCCCCGATGGTGGGCGTCTACACCGCCCGCATCCGGGAGTCGTTCGTCGAAACCCTCCTCGCGGTGGGGATCGCCTGGCTCGTCGCCGCGCTGATCGGCGTTGGCCTGCGCGCGACCCCGTGGCTCGTCGGCGGCGCACCGCCGACGTTCGTTCTGGTCACCGTCGCCACCGGTCTCGTGACGCTGCTCCCGTGGCGCGTGCTGGTAACCGCGCTCTCGCGCCGCGGATAG
- a CDS encoding NUDIX hydrolase has product METTRHFTATVYVVNEGATALHEHEKLGLWLPPGGHVDRDELPHETALREAREETGLDVEILSEHDDVSSSTVESLPEPAHLLLEDINVSENGVGHQHIDFVYYGWANSRALDPADGEQGSEDWEWVGPETLEDERFDPDVTRLGREALSRFE; this is encoded by the coding sequence ATGGAGACGACACGGCACTTCACCGCCACCGTCTACGTCGTCAACGAGGGCGCGACGGCGCTGCACGAACACGAGAAGCTCGGGCTGTGGCTCCCGCCGGGCGGGCACGTCGACCGCGACGAACTCCCCCACGAGACCGCCCTGCGGGAGGCCCGCGAGGAGACGGGTCTCGACGTCGAAATCCTGTCCGAACACGACGACGTGAGTTCGTCGACCGTCGAGTCGCTGCCTGAACCCGCCCACCTGCTGCTCGAGGACATCAACGTTTCCGAAAACGGTGTTGGCCATCAGCACATCGATTTCGTCTACTACGGGTGGGCCAACTCGCGCGCGCTCGACCCCGCCGACGGCGAGCAAGGATCCGAAGACTGGGAGTGGGTCGGGCCCGAGACACTGGAGGACGAGCGGTTCGACCCTGACGTCACTCGGCTGGGTCGCGAGGCGCTATCCCGATTCGAGTAG
- a CDS encoding GNAT family N-acetyltransferase — MESELLGWPPDGPKLELDYRTFSYAGKFVMTNTGKAVIREEGEVRAAAAFNEDRTEPETLWIRYITTHVEHRGEGLGPRLLAFVRERARGRGYDRVRIAVNNPFAYEACYRAGFAYTGRETGLAELVLETPTKETEERYQEGLDAFRERDLDDAEREFLARKEESDPPDESGRRNG; from the coding sequence ATGGAGTCCGAACTGCTCGGCTGGCCGCCCGACGGGCCGAAACTCGAACTCGACTACCGGACGTTCAGCTACGCCGGGAAGTTCGTCATGACGAACACGGGCAAGGCTGTAATCCGCGAGGAGGGCGAGGTCCGTGCGGCCGCGGCGTTCAACGAGGACCGAACCGAACCCGAGACGCTGTGGATCCGCTACATCACGACCCACGTCGAGCATCGGGGCGAGGGGCTCGGCCCCCGACTGCTCGCGTTCGTCCGCGAACGCGCCCGCGGGCGGGGCTACGACCGGGTGCGGATCGCGGTGAACAACCCGTTTGCCTACGAGGCGTGCTACCGAGCAGGGTTTGCCTACACCGGACGAGAGACCGGTCTCGCAGAGCTCGTCCTCGAAACGCCGACCAAAGAAACGGAGGAGCGCTATCAGGAGGGACTTGACGCCTTTCGTGAGCGCGATCTCGACGACGCCGAACGGGAGTTCCTCGCCCGTAAGGAGGAAAGCGACCCGCCGGACGAGTCGGGCCGACGAAACGGATAG
- a CDS encoding ornithine cyclodeaminase family protein, whose translation MTDTLFLTSDDLVDLADPEDYVDAVREGYRQRGAGAAAEPRTKLRNDDPPGMLTGYMAILPETGVMGGYTYGAGFGARDAWFVTPLFDAESGEPLALLDGAYLNPFKTGAAGAVGVDTLAREDASTLGLIGSGAQARGQLRATAAVREFDSVRVYSTTRENREAFADEMDAIVDPTVEAVETSADAVSGADVVITATNASDPVFDGELLEPGTHVTAMGQYDTRKHELDATTVSRAKYVLDLRARMDRDAGSLMAAIEQGVVGPDHVHGELGEVISGDVSGRESTEEITVFDSGGTGIETVAAAHMLYERAREAGLGTEIEFTPASEAMPGR comes from the coding sequence GTGACCGATACACTGTTTCTGACGAGCGACGATCTCGTCGATCTGGCGGATCCCGAGGACTACGTCGACGCCGTCCGCGAGGGCTACCGCCAGCGCGGGGCGGGCGCGGCCGCCGAGCCCCGGACCAAACTCCGAAACGACGATCCGCCGGGGATGCTGACGGGCTACATGGCGATCCTCCCCGAAACCGGCGTCATGGGTGGGTACACCTACGGCGCCGGCTTCGGTGCGCGTGATGCCTGGTTCGTCACGCCGCTGTTCGACGCAGAGAGCGGCGAACCGCTGGCGCTGCTCGACGGCGCGTACCTGAACCCGTTCAAGACGGGGGCGGCGGGCGCGGTCGGCGTCGACACGCTCGCCCGTGAGGACGCGAGCACGCTCGGGCTGATCGGCAGCGGCGCACAGGCCCGCGGCCAGCTCCGTGCGACCGCCGCCGTCCGCGAGTTCGATTCAGTTCGAGTGTACTCGACGACCCGCGAGAACCGCGAGGCGTTCGCTGACGAGATGGACGCGATCGTCGACCCGACGGTCGAGGCGGTCGAAACGAGTGCCGACGCCGTTTCTGGCGCGGACGTCGTGATCACGGCGACGAACGCCTCGGATCCCGTGTTCGACGGCGAGTTGCTCGAACCCGGCACGCACGTCACCGCGATGGGCCAGTACGACACCCGAAAGCACGAACTCGACGCGACGACGGTTTCGCGCGCGAAGTACGTGCTCGACCTTCGGGCCCGCATGGACCGGGACGCCGGCTCGCTGATGGCCGCCATCGAACAGGGTGTCGTGGGTCCGGATCACGTCCACGGCGAACTCGGGGAGGTGATTTCAGGGGACGTTTCGGGCCGCGAGAGCACAGAGGAGATCACCGTCTTCGACAGCGGCGGCACCGGGATCGAGACGGTCGCCGCGGCCCACATGCTCTACGAGCGAGCACGCGAAGCGGGTCTCGGGACGGAAATCGAGTTCACACCCGCCAGCGAGGCGATGCCCGGTCGCTGA
- a CDS encoding MgtC/SapB family protein, translating into MIEGALAEIGLEVQRLFVAVALGLFLGLEREWSQKSAGIRTFSLVTLAGSVFVIVGSDGLLVVGGVLVVVHGAFLGVKGLADDEGLYLTTSISMFVAYGVGILVASGYVLEGVVVALLSSLLLVLKRELHEFARELSKEEVKSASELAILAFVIYPLLPTENMGPWNAVDPRTVWLLVIAMSAIGFVNYVIIQKFGSQGVGISGFFGGLVNSTAAVGEIASRARTSQDFTGLAVGGILLADAAMAFRNLLIIVVFVPELAFVIGIPLAAIALAGIALSLLMSDWDVELETEFESPFSLSNALKFGTLFLVVLIASAGAQELFGSTGFLATSFFSGLVSSGSVATTAVVLVQSGQLSTNVAAAGVLAGTVASILVKIALAASIERSIVRPVVRGSAALIAVGLLSMGAALAFA; encoded by the coding sequence ATGATCGAGGGGGCACTGGCAGAGATCGGTCTCGAGGTACAACGACTGTTCGTAGCGGTCGCGCTGGGGCTGTTCCTCGGGCTCGAACGCGAGTGGTCACAGAAGTCCGCGGGCATCAGGACGTTCTCACTGGTCACGCTTGCGGGGTCGGTGTTCGTCATCGTCGGCAGCGACGGCCTGTTGGTCGTCGGCGGCGTCCTCGTAGTCGTCCACGGGGCGTTTCTGGGCGTGAAGGGGCTCGCGGACGATGAGGGGCTGTACCTGACGACCTCGATCTCGATGTTCGTCGCCTACGGCGTTGGGATCCTCGTCGCGAGCGGCTACGTCCTCGAAGGGGTCGTGGTCGCGTTGCTGTCGTCGCTGCTGCTCGTGTTGAAGCGCGAGCTCCACGAGTTCGCCCGCGAGCTCTCGAAGGAGGAGGTCAAAAGTGCGAGCGAGCTCGCGATCCTCGCGTTCGTCATCTACCCGCTGTTACCGACCGAGAACATGGGGCCATGGAACGCGGTCGACCCGCGGACCGTCTGGCTGCTCGTGATCGCGATGAGCGCGATCGGCTTCGTCAACTACGTCATCATCCAGAAGTTCGGCAGTCAGGGCGTCGGCATCAGCGGCTTCTTCGGTGGACTGGTCAACTCCACGGCGGCCGTCGGCGAGATCGCCTCACGGGCGCGCACGAGCCAGGATTTCACCGGGCTGGCCGTCGGCGGGATCCTGCTCGCCGACGCCGCGATGGCGTTTCGGAACCTCCTGATAATCGTCGTGTTCGTCCCCGAGCTGGCGTTCGTCATCGGGATTCCACTGGCTGCGATCGCGCTGGCCGGGATCGCGCTGTCGCTGCTGATGAGCGACTGGGACGTCGAACTCGAAACGGAGTTCGAATCGCCCTTCAGCCTGAGCAACGCACTGAAGTTCGGCACGCTGTTTCTGGTCGTTCTGATCGCGTCGGCCGGCGCCCAGGAGCTATTCGGCTCGACGGGATTTCTCGCGACGAGCTTCTTCAGCGGCCTCGTCTCGAGCGGGTCGGTGGCGACGACCGCGGTCGTCCTCGTCCAGTCGGGTCAGCTCTCGACTAACGTGGCCGCCGCCGGCGTGCTCGCCGGGACGGTCGCGAGCATCCTCGTCAAGATCGCGCTCGCAGCCTCCATCGAGCGCTCGATCGTCCGGCCGGTCGTTCGGGGAAGCGCCGCGTTGATCGCTGTCGGCCTCCTCTCGATGGGCGCCGCGCTGGCGTTCGCGTGA
- the srp19 gene encoding signal recognition particle subunit SRP19 has product MVENVIWPAYLDADVSRSKGRRVPLDIAIDEPTVEEIAAAAQQVGYDAVIERDQTYPREYERRGRVLIKDADDASKNDLVQAIAAYVTALRE; this is encoded by the coding sequence ATGGTCGAAAACGTGATCTGGCCCGCCTATCTCGACGCCGACGTCTCCCGGTCGAAGGGACGGCGCGTCCCGCTCGACATCGCCATCGACGAGCCGACGGTCGAGGAGATCGCCGCCGCCGCCCAGCAGGTGGGCTACGACGCCGTCATCGAGCGCGATCAGACCTATCCCCGCGAGTACGAGCGGAGGGGGAGAGTCCTGATCAAGGACGCCGACGACGCCTCGAAGAACGACCTCGTCCAGGCTATCGCCGCCTACGTGACGGCGCTGCGGGAGTGA
- a CDS encoding H/ACA ribonucleoprotein complex subunit GAR1: MKRVGEVVRTAQGLAIVRCPEDSRPDIGTVVLDESLSKVGRVVDVFGPVSHPYVAVTPDDRSALAGLLGGKLYAR, from the coding sequence ATGAAGCGCGTCGGCGAGGTCGTCAGAACGGCACAGGGGCTCGCGATCGTTCGCTGTCCCGAGGACAGTCGGCCCGATATCGGCACCGTGGTGCTCGACGAGAGCCTCTCGAAGGTGGGTCGCGTCGTCGACGTCTTCGGGCCCGTTTCTCATCCCTACGTCGCGGTGACGCCCGACGATCGGTCGGCGCTGGCGGGTCTGCTCGGCGGAAAACTGTACGCCCGCTGA
- a CDS encoding PGF-CTERM-anchored ABC transporter substrate-binding protein, with the protein MNRVFTVVVALLVLTSTFGIGAVGAHDGVAAAQSEIECEFPATVTDATGEEITVEEEPERIVAMQPSDAQMLWEIGAREKVVGMPVGQYTEYLEGHDEPTDITQDDGLTVNTEQVVDLEPDVVFASSVADEEQVAQLRDAGITVYQVGDATSIDDVRENTETFGQLSGECAGAAETLDWMDEEIGAIERAVEGEDSPTVLFAMGDGFTAGEGTFIEDVIETAGGENLGSEAGIESYGQISEEVVLSEDPDWIVYPDGNFEEPPVSDQVLQSTTAGQEDQVFAVNANQMNQPGPQVVYAIDALAETFHPDAYEAIGNDTAAANDSTNEAAGNDSTDAADGSGGEDQPGFGVVAALVALAAAGLLFFRRR; encoded by the coding sequence GTGAATCGAGTGTTTACCGTCGTCGTGGCGCTGTTGGTGCTCACGTCGACGTTCGGAATCGGGGCGGTCGGCGCACACGACGGTGTGGCGGCGGCCCAATCGGAGATCGAGTGTGAGTTTCCCGCGACCGTAACCGACGCGACCGGCGAGGAGATCACCGTCGAGGAGGAGCCCGAACGCATCGTCGCGATGCAGCCGAGCGACGCCCAGATGCTCTGGGAGATCGGTGCCCGTGAGAAGGTCGTCGGGATGCCCGTCGGCCAGTACACCGAGTACCTGGAGGGCCACGACGAGCCCACGGACATCACACAGGACGACGGGTTGACGGTCAACACCGAGCAGGTCGTCGATCTCGAACCCGACGTCGTCTTCGCCTCGTCGGTCGCCGACGAGGAACAGGTCGCACAGCTCCGCGACGCCGGTATCACCGTCTATCAGGTCGGGGACGCGACATCGATCGACGACGTGCGCGAGAACACCGAGACGTTCGGCCAACTCAGCGGCGAGTGTGCGGGCGCGGCCGAAACCCTCGACTGGATGGACGAGGAGATCGGCGCGATCGAACGGGCCGTCGAGGGTGAGGACTCCCCCACGGTCCTGTTCGCGATGGGTGACGGCTTCACTGCGGGTGAGGGAACCTTCATCGAGGACGTGATCGAAACCGCGGGCGGCGAGAACCTCGGGAGCGAGGCCGGTATCGAGTCCTACGGACAGATCAGCGAGGAGGTCGTGCTCAGCGAGGATCCCGACTGGATCGTCTACCCCGACGGTAACTTCGAGGAGCCGCCCGTGAGCGATCAGGTGCTCCAGAGTACGACCGCCGGCCAGGAGGACCAGGTCTTCGCCGTTAACGCCAACCAGATGAACCAGCCCGGCCCGCAGGTCGTCTACGCGATCGACGCGCTCGCCGAGACGTTCCATCCCGACGCCTACGAGGCCATCGGGAACGACACTGCGGCCGCCAACGACTCGACCAACGAGGCCGCCGGCAACGATTCGACCGACGCCGCGGACGGCTCCGGCGGCGAAGACCAGCCCGGCTTCGGCGTCGTCGCCGCGCTCGTCGCGCTGGCGGCCGCGGGTCTGCTCTTCTTCCGCCGGCGATAG
- a CDS encoding iron chelate uptake ABC transporter family permease subunit has translation MTRRIETGAWSAGLCVLLVVVILLSAALGPVRVDPVVVAKVLLNAVALPAGIGPASPAGIGPLSVPLPRVEWTPAFDFAVPETHETIVMRIRLPRVVLAAVVGFALAAAGTVMQGFFRNPMADPSIIGV, from the coding sequence GTGACGCGACGCATCGAGACTGGGGCGTGGTCGGCGGGACTGTGTGTGCTGCTCGTCGTCGTGATCCTCCTCAGCGCGGCGCTCGGCCCCGTCCGCGTCGACCCGGTCGTCGTGGCGAAGGTGCTGCTCAATGCGGTGGCACTTCCCGCGGGGATCGGGCCGGCGAGTCCGGCCGGAATCGGACCGCTTTCCGTTCCGCTCCCGCGGGTCGAGTGGACTCCCGCGTTCGACTTCGCGGTGCCGGAAACCCACGAGACGATCGTCATGCGGATCCGACTCCCGAGAGTGGTCCTCGCGGCGGTCGTCGGCTTCGCGCTCGCGGCTGCGGGGACGGTGATGCAGGGTTTTTTCAGAAACCCGATGGCCGATCCCTCGATCATCGGCGTC
- a CDS encoding PHP domain-containing protein: MLSVELHAHSALSHDGRDPVDLVLEQAAAVGLDAVAITDHDAFDASREAAELAPEYGLIGIPGIEISSSAGHVLGLGVDERIPPGLPFEGTIERIHAAGGIAVVPHPFQSSRHGVGAKVSRDELAQADAIEVYNSRLLTGRANRKAERFARSRGLPMTAGSDAHISEMVGQAVTRVDTDGERTVDAILDAIRAGHTSVDGKRTPWRISFRQAGGGAKRRVKRRVSSLLE; encoded by the coding sequence GTGCTCTCGGTCGAACTCCACGCACACTCCGCGCTCTCGCACGACGGGCGCGACCCCGTGGACCTCGTTTTGGAGCAGGCCGCAGCCGTCGGCCTCGACGCCGTCGCGATCACCGACCACGACGCGTTCGACGCGAGCCGCGAGGCCGCCGAACTCGCCCCCGAGTACGGACTGATCGGGATCCCCGGTATCGAGATCTCCAGTAGCGCCGGCCACGTCCTCGGTCTCGGCGTCGACGAGCGGATCCCGCCGGGACTTCCCTTCGAGGGGACGATCGAGCGGATCCACGCGGCGGGCGGGATCGCCGTCGTTCCCCATCCCTTCCAGTCCTCCCGCCATGGCGTCGGCGCGAAGGTGTCCCGGGACGAGCTCGCACAAGCGGACGCCATCGAGGTCTACAACTCTAGACTCCTCACAGGCCGGGCCAACCGCAAGGCCGAACGCTTCGCACGATCGCGCGGACTGCCCATGACCGCCGGCAGCGACGCCCATATCAGCGAGATGGTCGGTCAGGCGGTGACGCGGGTCGATACCGATGGTGAGCGGACCGTCGATGCGATCCTCGATGCGATTCGTGCGGGGCACACGTCAGTGGACGGCAAGCGCACTCCCTGGCGGATCAGCTTCCGGCAGGCCGGCGGCGGGGCGAAACGCCGGGTGAAACGCCGCGTCTCCTCACTGCTCGAATGA
- a CDS encoding presenilin family intramembrane aspartyl protease PSH, which yields MDQRSHVLAAVAGTVALFLSIQLGALALVEPFQSAGLQAVENPDDPTNSLLYIGAILVATGVMLAAFKFDLQWLIRGLVVLASVFLSWYVLVVVLPAPVVIGGVHVPAALGALAVGAGLTLYPEWYVIDAAGVIMGAGAAGIFGITFGIFPAIVLLVVLAVYDAISVYGTKHMLSLADGVMEIKLPVLLIVPVSVGYSFLEEAPTGDDEENREDGTTGSDDRDAFFIGLGDAVIPTVLVASAAFFVPTPSLSIPGVALTVPALGGMIGTLAGLLVLLWMVLQGRAHAGLPLLNGGTIAGYLAGALASGLTLTQAIGL from the coding sequence ATGGACCAGCGTTCCCACGTACTGGCTGCGGTCGCCGGTACGGTCGCCCTCTTCCTCTCGATCCAGCTCGGCGCGCTCGCGCTGGTCGAGCCCTTCCAGTCGGCGGGACTGCAGGCCGTCGAAAACCCCGACGACCCGACGAACTCCCTCCTGTATATCGGCGCGATCCTCGTCGCCACGGGAGTGATGCTCGCGGCGTTCAAGTTCGACCTCCAGTGGCTGATTCGGGGGCTGGTCGTTCTCGCCAGTGTGTTCCTCTCGTGGTACGTCCTCGTCGTGGTGCTCCCGGCACCCGTGGTCATCGGCGGCGTCCACGTCCCCGCCGCGCTCGGCGCGCTCGCGGTCGGTGCCGGTCTCACGCTCTACCCCGAGTGGTACGTCATCGACGCCGCGGGCGTGATCATGGGTGCGGGCGCGGCGGGGATCTTCGGGATCACCTTCGGGATCTTCCCCGCGATCGTCCTTCTGGTCGTGCTCGCCGTCTACGACGCCATCAGCGTCTACGGTACGAAACACATGCTCTCGCTGGCCGACGGCGTCATGGAGATCAAGCTCCCGGTTCTCCTCATCGTTCCCGTTTCGGTCGGCTATTCGTTTCTCGAGGAAGCACCGACGGGGGACGATGAGGAGAACCGGGAAGACGGAACCACCGGGAGCGACGATCGGGACGCCTTCTTCATCGGGCTCGGGGACGCGGTCATTCCCACGGTCCTCGTCGCGAGCGCGGCGTTTTTCGTCCCCACACCGTCCCTCTCGATACCGGGGGTCGCGCTGACGGTTCCCGCGCTCGGCGGAATGATCGGCACCCTCGCCGGACTGCTCGTGTTGCTGTGGATGGTGCTTCAGGGGCGGGCCCACGCCGGGCTCCCTCTCCTCAATGGGGGGACCATCGCCGGCTATCTGGCGGGTGCGCTCGCGAGCGGGCTGACGCTCACACAGGCGATCGGGCTCTGA